A stretch of the Actinomycetota bacterium genome encodes the following:
- a CDS encoding phosphoadenylyl-sulfate reductase: protein MSTTDPHEPLHEPALPVVDEEARAIHDAADRFEHASAQELLAWALERFHPKMAISAAGGVDGMAIVDMAWKINPEIRVFTLDTGRLPPETYTLFEEIREKYGIKVEFEFPERVAVEMMVLERGPNLMYRSVENRLRCCEIRKVEPLKRKLATLDAWVSGLRRDQWKTRKSIAKVELDRDHGGIVKLNPLADWSQDEVWDYVRKNEVPYHELFDHGYSSIGCIPCTRPVQPGEDERAGRWWWEQDTDKECGIHCSVGLLGTKTDGDRARDRAALGSATDEGAAAAGPSETPGRE from the coding sequence GTGAGCACGACCGACCCCCACGAACCGCTCCACGAACCCGCGCTGCCCGTCGTCGACGAAGAGGCGCGCGCGATCCACGACGCCGCCGACCGTTTCGAGCACGCCTCGGCCCAGGAACTGCTCGCGTGGGCCCTGGAACGCTTCCACCCCAAGATGGCGATCTCCGCCGCGGGGGGGGTCGACGGCATGGCGATCGTCGACATGGCCTGGAAGATCAACCCGGAGATCCGCGTGTTCACGCTCGACACCGGGCGGCTGCCGCCCGAGACGTACACGCTGTTCGAGGAGATCCGCGAGAAGTACGGGATCAAGGTCGAGTTCGAGTTCCCCGAGCGCGTCGCGGTCGAGATGATGGTGCTCGAGCGGGGACCGAACCTGATGTACCGCAGCGTGGAGAACCGCCTCCGGTGCTGCGAGATCCGCAAGGTGGAGCCGTTGAAGCGCAAGCTCGCGACGCTCGACGCGTGGGTGTCCGGGCTTCGGAGAGACCAGTGGAAGACACGCAAGTCGATCGCGAAGGTCGAGCTGGACCGCGATCACGGCGGAATCGTGAAGCTGAACCCGCTCGCGGATTGGAGCCAGGACGAGGTCTGGGACTACGTCCGCAAGAACGAGGTTCCCTACCACGAGCTGTTCGACCACGGATACAGCTCGATCGGCTGCATCCCGTGCACCCGCCCCGTGCAGCCGGGCGAGGACGAGCGCGCCGGCCGCTGGTGGTGGGAGCAGGACACCGACAAGGAGTGCGGGATCCACTGCTCGGTCGGGCTGCTGGGAACCAAGACCGACGGGGACCGCGCGCGGGACCGCGCCGCCCTGGGTTCGGCCACCGACGAGGGCGCGGCCGCCGCGGGACCCTCCGAGACGCCGGGGCGGGAGTAG
- a CDS encoding Glu/Leu/Phe/Val dehydrogenase, giving the protein MELFEAVRGFFSEAADRLGLDDATRTVLSSPRREVAVQVKVPRDDGSLDVFAGWRVQYNGARGPFKGGLRFHPDASLDEFRCFSALMTWKTALVDIPYGGSKGGIRVDPKQLSEGELERMCRSFVRGIAPVIGPEQDIPAPDVNTGPREMAWMTDQYSRLVGRDSPGAFTGKPVEYNGSLGRDAATGRGAVFCLDRLAHAHGWARGEIRIAVEGYGNAGSWFAILAHALGYRIVGVSDSRGAVVNEQGLDPRAVLDHKRETGSVVGFANAETIDGEDIVGVDCEVLVPAALEESIREDNSDQVRASTVLEVANYPITPKADAVLAERGVVVVPDILGSAGGVAVSYLEWVQNIQRERWTEDRVNDRLRELMETATDEVLARAEAGRVTHREASYEIAVERVGQAEQRRGRH; this is encoded by the coding sequence ATGGAGCTCTTCGAGGCGGTGCGAGGATTCTTCTCCGAGGCGGCGGATCGGCTCGGGTTGGACGATGCGACCCGGACGGTGCTCTCGAGTCCCCGGCGTGAGGTCGCGGTCCAGGTCAAGGTGCCCCGCGACGACGGCTCACTCGACGTGTTCGCGGGGTGGCGCGTGCAGTACAACGGCGCTCGCGGCCCGTTCAAGGGTGGACTGCGCTTCCATCCCGACGCGTCGCTGGACGAGTTCCGGTGCTTCTCGGCGCTGATGACGTGGAAGACCGCGCTCGTCGACATCCCCTACGGGGGCAGCAAGGGCGGGATCCGGGTCGATCCGAAGCAGCTGAGCGAGGGCGAGCTCGAGCGGATGTGTCGCTCGTTCGTCCGCGGCATCGCGCCGGTGATCGGACCCGAGCAGGACATCCCCGCCCCCGACGTGAACACGGGCCCACGCGAGATGGCCTGGATGACCGACCAGTACTCCCGGCTCGTCGGCCGCGACTCGCCCGGCGCGTTCACCGGCAAACCGGTGGAGTACAACGGTTCGCTCGGGCGCGACGCGGCGACCGGACGGGGCGCGGTGTTCTGCTTGGATCGCCTGGCGCACGCGCACGGCTGGGCGCGCGGCGAGATCCGCATCGCCGTCGAGGGCTACGGGAACGCCGGCTCGTGGTTCGCGATCCTCGCCCACGCGCTCGGGTACCGGATCGTCGGTGTGTCGGACTCGCGAGGAGCGGTCGTGAACGAGCAGGGGCTCGATCCCCGCGCGGTGCTCGACCACAAGCGCGAGACCGGGAGCGTCGTCGGCTTCGCGAACGCCGAGACGATCGACGGCGAAGACATCGTCGGCGTGGACTGCGAGGTCCTGGTCCCCGCCGCGCTCGAGGAGTCGATCCGCGAGGACAACTCCGACCAGGTCCGAGCCTCCACGGTGCTCGAGGTGGCGAACTACCCGATCACCCCAAAGGCCGACGCGGTGCTCGCCGAGCGGGGCGTGGTCGTCGTTCCCGACATCCTCGGCAGCGCGGGCGGCGTCGCCGTCAGCTACCTCGAGTGGGTGCAGAACATCCAGCGGGAGCGGTGGACCGAGGACCGGGTGAACGACCGGCTCCGCGAGCTGATGGAAACGGCGACCGACGAGGTGCTGGCACGCGCCGAGGCCGGCCGCGTTACCCATCGCGAGGCCTCCTACGAGATCGCCGTCGAGCGGGTGGGCCAGGCCGAGCAGCGCCGCGGCCGGCACTGA
- a CDS encoding cell division protein CrgA — protein sequence MPKSKTHVTRRKQKAARPRSASQRYQLEPNRKQPRRESPRWYGPTLLVLMGLGVVTIVLNYMEVLPGTDQGARNLYLWSGLGLIAVGFIGTTRWR from the coding sequence ATGCCGAAGTCGAAGACGCACGTCACCCGGCGCAAGCAGAAGGCGGCGCGACCACGCAGCGCCTCCCAGCGTTACCAGCTCGAGCCCAACCGCAAACAGCCGCGCAGGGAGAGCCCGCGCTGGTACGGGCCCACGCTGCTGGTGCTGATGGGCCTGGGCGTCGTGACGATCGTCCTCAACTACATGGAGGTGCTGCCCGGCACCGACCAGGGGGCGCGCAACCTCTACCTGTGGAGCGGACTCGGCCTGATCGCGGTCGGCTTCATCGGCACCACCCGCTGGCGCTGA
- a CDS encoding nitrite/sulfite reductase, producing MADDQQPKRTPKKPRPRGQGQWALGYREPLNPAEQIKKEDDGLNVRDRIERIYAQQGFRSITKQDLRNRMRWWGLYTQRRQGVPGGRTGMAEPEELEDEFFMLRIRISGGLLTSEQLRAIGEISTRFGRDVADVTDRQNVQLHWIRIEDVPAIWERLEGVGLSTQEACGDTPRVMLGCPLAGVDRTEILDATPAILQTEARFVGDPAFSNLPRKYKTSISGCRQQCAQHEVNDVSFVGVERSDGATGFDLWVGGGLSTSPHIAQRLGAFVEPERVPDVWAGVTGVFRDYGYRRTRNRARMKFLVADWGAEKFREVLEKEYLQGALPDGDAPPTSRTAQRDHVGVFEQHDGTVYVGFAPKAGRTFGHQLSLVADLAAEYGQGRVRTTTQQKLVILDVDPVRADELVAELDKVDLRARPSTFRKGMMACTGIEFCKLAITETKGRAQQLYTELEERMPDFDEEIRIHVNGCPNSCARFQVADIGLMGCQLPRPDGTRSEGFLVHLGGGLGERPGFGRKIKGVRIYAEDATDYVESLLRRYGHRRNGHESFAEFVRSLSEEELARFAKPGGR from the coding sequence ATGGCCGACGACCAGCAGCCCAAGCGCACACCGAAGAAGCCGCGCCCCCGCGGGCAGGGGCAGTGGGCGCTCGGCTACCGCGAGCCGCTGAACCCGGCCGAGCAGATCAAGAAAGAGGACGATGGCCTCAACGTCCGCGATCGGATCGAACGGATCTACGCGCAGCAGGGATTCCGATCGATCACGAAGCAGGATCTGCGCAACCGGATGCGGTGGTGGGGCCTGTACACGCAGCGCCGCCAGGGGGTGCCGGGCGGCCGCACCGGGATGGCCGAGCCCGAGGAGCTCGAGGACGAGTTCTTCATGCTGCGGATCCGGATCTCCGGGGGCCTGCTGACCTCCGAGCAGCTGCGCGCGATCGGCGAGATCTCTACGCGGTTCGGCCGGGACGTCGCCGATGTCACCGACCGTCAGAACGTCCAGCTGCACTGGATCCGGATCGAAGACGTTCCCGCGATCTGGGAACGACTCGAGGGCGTCGGGCTCTCGACGCAGGAGGCGTGTGGTGACACGCCCCGCGTGATGCTCGGCTGCCCACTCGCCGGCGTCGATCGCACCGAGATCCTCGACGCGACGCCCGCGATCCTGCAGACCGAGGCGCGCTTCGTCGGGGACCCGGCGTTCAGCAACCTGCCTCGCAAGTACAAAACGTCGATCTCCGGGTGCCGCCAGCAGTGCGCGCAACACGAGGTCAACGACGTCTCGTTCGTCGGCGTCGAGCGGTCCGACGGCGCCACGGGGTTCGACCTGTGGGTGGGCGGGGGCCTGTCGACGAGCCCGCACATCGCTCAGCGGCTCGGTGCGTTCGTCGAGCCCGAGCGCGTTCCCGACGTGTGGGCGGGCGTGACGGGCGTGTTCCGCGACTACGGCTACCGGCGAACGCGCAACCGCGCGCGGATGAAGTTCCTCGTCGCCGACTGGGGGGCCGAGAAGTTCCGCGAGGTGCTCGAGAAGGAGTACCTCCAGGGCGCCCTGCCCGATGGGGACGCCCCTCCGACCTCACGTACCGCGCAGCGCGATCACGTCGGGGTGTTCGAGCAGCACGACGGCACGGTCTACGTCGGCTTCGCGCCGAAGGCCGGGCGGACCTTCGGCCACCAGCTCTCGCTCGTCGCCGACCTCGCCGCGGAGTACGGACAGGGCCGGGTGCGCACCACGACGCAGCAGAAGCTCGTGATCCTCGACGTGGACCCGGTTCGCGCCGACGAGCTCGTCGCCGAGCTCGACAAGGTCGACCTGCGCGCGCGGCCAAGCACGTTCCGCAAAGGGATGATGGCGTGCACCGGCATCGAGTTCTGCAAGCTCGCGATCACCGAGACGAAGGGGCGCGCGCAGCAGCTCTACACCGAGCTCGAGGAACGGATGCCCGACTTCGACGAGGAGATCCGGATCCACGTGAACGGCTGCCCGAACAGCTGCGCGCGGTTCCAGGTCGCCGACATCGGACTGATGGGTTGCCAGCTCCCTCGGCCGGACGGAACGCGCTCTGAGGGGTTCCTGGTCCACCTGGGCGGCGGACTCGGCGAGCGGCCGGGATTCGGACGCAAGATCAAGGGCGTACGGATCTACGCCGAGGACGCGACCGACTACGTCGAGTCGCTGCTGCGCCGCTACGGACACCGCCGCAACGGGCACGAGAGCTTCGCGGAGTTCGTCCGGTCGTTGTCGGAGGAAGAGCTCGCGCGCTTCGCCAAGCCGGGGGGACGCTGA
- a CDS encoding bifunctional precorrin-2 dehydrogenase/sirohydrochlorin ferrochelatase — protein MPFGFPALLELAGRRVVVIGVDAVREHRVRQLLESGATDITLIVEGDVDVAETPDDRVRVERRAWRPSDLDGAFLCLAASRDAGERAELGTAARERGVLVNVTDDIPQCDFAMPAIVRRGELVLAIGTGGGSPTLARKLREELGDRFGPEWEEILRVLREVREETIDALPDLADRSRRWRRALDLEEAQKLVAAGRPDELADRLRTRLLADREESL, from the coding sequence GTGCCGTTCGGGTTCCCCGCGCTGCTGGAGCTCGCAGGACGCAGGGTCGTGGTGATCGGGGTCGACGCCGTCCGTGAACACCGGGTGCGCCAGCTGCTGGAGTCGGGCGCGACCGACATCACGCTGATCGTCGAGGGCGACGTCGACGTCGCCGAGACCCCCGACGACCGCGTTCGCGTGGAACGTCGGGCGTGGCGCCCGTCGGATCTGGACGGCGCGTTCCTGTGCCTGGCGGCGTCGCGCGACGCGGGCGAACGCGCCGAGCTGGGGACCGCCGCGCGCGAGCGGGGTGTGCTCGTGAACGTGACCGACGACATCCCGCAGTGCGACTTCGCGATGCCGGCGATCGTGCGCCGCGGGGAACTGGTGCTCGCGATCGGCACCGGCGGCGGGTCCCCGACGTTGGCGCGCAAGCTCCGCGAGGAGCTCGGCGATCGGTTCGGTCCGGAGTGGGAGGAGATCCTCCGCGTGCTTCGCGAAGTGCGCGAGGAGACGATCGATGCGCTTCCCGACCTCGCCGACCGTTCGCGCCGCTGGCGCCGAGCGCTCGATCTCGAGGAGGCCCAGAAGCTCGTGGCCGCCGGCCGCCCCGACGAACTGGCTGATCGGTTGCGGACGCGCCTGCTCGCGGATAGGGAGGAGTCCTTGTGA
- a CDS encoding prolyl oligopeptidase family serine peptidase, with the protein MSVETRPTDTPIWERRFRAPTVWLPTWSPDAPERLVYASNQGGSWQLWAWDRSTGERNKVTDDPVGLHDGFPTPDGSGIVWFHDDTGDEFGRYLVAPFEGGGTEPLVEGIPDGWPAGHAVREGVVAVALGEREGFAIYVSVDGERAREVYRHDEVLGLGGGEHTGFNTGGLSADGSLLAFAHSEHGDPLHPALRVLDVRTGETVGDLWDGDGKGLSAAAWSPVPGDQRLAVVHERADLQRPTIWNPVTGERSDLEVDHPGAIEEIWDWYPDGSAILVSASLDGRDSLLRIDASTGAATPVEHDEGVVSVARVRPDGEVWIRCSAGGTPSRVIGARGTSLLELDGEASPGGRPYESWEFTNPNGQRVHGFVVRPDGEGPFPLVIDIHGGPTWQWYDEFSPTVQSWVDAGFAVALVNYRGSTGYGAAWRDEINGNPGFTELEDVMAGLDDLIASGIADPARAVIAGDSWGGYLTLLGIGMHPDRWAAAAAGVPVADYVAAFEDEAPSLQAMDRGLFGAGPDEKREMYEERSPITFVDRVETPLLILAGENDSRCPIRQVDNYVAAMRERGKELEVYRYDTGHSSFVVDERVHQQRIRLEFAAKHVPGVTPS; encoded by the coding sequence ATGAGCGTGGAGACCCGTCCGACCGATACCCCGATCTGGGAACGCCGGTTCCGAGCACCCACGGTGTGGTTGCCGACCTGGTCCCCCGACGCGCCTGAACGGCTCGTCTACGCCTCGAACCAGGGTGGGTCGTGGCAGCTCTGGGCGTGGGACCGGAGCACCGGGGAACGCAACAAGGTGACCGACGATCCGGTCGGTCTGCACGACGGGTTCCCGACGCCGGACGGTTCGGGGATCGTCTGGTTCCACGACGATACGGGCGACGAGTTCGGCCGCTACCTCGTCGCTCCCTTCGAAGGCGGAGGGACCGAACCGCTCGTCGAAGGGATCCCCGACGGGTGGCCCGCCGGACACGCCGTCCGCGAGGGCGTCGTCGCGGTCGCCCTCGGGGAACGCGAGGGGTTCGCGATCTACGTCTCCGTCGACGGCGAGCGCGCCCGGGAGGTCTACCGGCACGACGAGGTCCTCGGCCTCGGCGGCGGGGAACACACCGGCTTCAACACCGGCGGCCTGTCGGCCGACGGCTCGCTGCTCGCGTTCGCGCACTCCGAGCACGGCGATCCGCTGCACCCCGCGCTGCGCGTGCTCGACGTCCGCACCGGCGAGACCGTCGGCGACCTCTGGGACGGCGACGGCAAGGGGCTGTCCGCCGCCGCGTGGAGCCCGGTGCCGGGCGACCAGCGACTCGCCGTGGTGCACGAGCGTGCCGACCTCCAGCGCCCCACGATCTGGAACCCCGTCACCGGGGAACGCAGCGATCTGGAGGTCGACCACCCCGGCGCGATCGAGGAGATCTGGGACTGGTACCCGGACGGCTCGGCGATCCTCGTCTCGGCCTCCCTCGACGGTCGCGACAGCCTGCTGCGCATCGACGCGTCGACGGGTGCCGCCACGCCGGTCGAGCACGACGAGGGCGTGGTCTCCGTCGCCCGGGTTCGTCCCGACGGCGAGGTGTGGATCCGCTGCTCAGCAGGCGGAACGCCCTCGCGGGTGATCGGTGCGCGCGGCACCTCGCTGCTCGAGCTCGACGGGGAAGCCTCGCCCGGGGGACGACCGTATGAGTCCTGGGAGTTCACCAACCCGAACGGGCAGCGGGTCCACGGGTTCGTGGTCCGGCCCGACGGCGAGGGGCCGTTCCCGCTGGTGATCGACATCCACGGCGGGCCGACGTGGCAGTGGTACGACGAGTTCTCACCCACGGTCCAGTCGTGGGTCGACGCCGGCTTCGCGGTCGCCCTCGTGAACTACCGTGGCTCGACGGGGTACGGGGCGGCCTGGCGCGACGAGATCAACGGCAACCCCGGGTTCACCGAGCTCGAGGACGTGATGGCCGGGCTCGACGACCTGATCGCGTCGGGCATCGCCGATCCGGCGCGCGCGGTGATCGCCGGTGACAGCTGGGGTGGCTACCTCACGCTGCTCGGGATCGGGATGCACCCCGATCGCTGGGCCGCTGCCGCGGCGGGCGTGCCGGTGGCCGACTACGTCGCCGCGTTCGAGGACGAGGCACCGTCGTTGCAGGCGATGGACCGCGGGCTGTTCGGTGCCGGACCCGACGAGAAGCGGGAGATGTACGAAGAACGCTCGCCGATCACTTTCGTCGACCGGGTGGAGACGCCGCTGTTGATCCTCGCGGGCGAGAACGACAGCCGGTGCCCGATCCGTCAGGTGGACAACTACGTCGCGGCGATGCGCGAACGGGGCAAGGAACTCGAGGTCTACCGGTACGACACGGGGCACAGCTCCTTCGTCGTCGACGAACGCGTGCACCAGCAACGGATCCGGCTCGAGTTCGCCGCGAAACACGTCCCCGGCGTGACGCCGTCCTGA
- a CDS encoding Insertion element protein: MASGTPRAVPFYCPFCGEQDLRPVDAGGWHCLICDRNFDLSFTGLGENPQ; the protein is encoded by the coding sequence ATGGCCTCGGGCACGCCGCGCGCCGTTCCTTTCTACTGTCCGTTCTGCGGGGAACAGGACCTCCGCCCGGTCGACGCCGGCGGGTGGCACTGCCTGATCTGCGACCGGAACTTCGACCTCAGCTTCACCGGACTCGGGGAGAACCCACAGTGA
- a CDS encoding CoA-binding protein, translated as MATVETDPELTKKILERATTIAVVGASANPNKPAHTVPARMQQAGFRILPVNPTVEGELFGEKVYASLAEVPEKVDVVDVFRRSEDTPEVARAAVEIGAGAIWLQQGIVSEESRRIAEEAGIDYVEDHCVAVERARYRIDKS; from the coding sequence ATGGCGACCGTCGAGACGGATCCGGAGCTGACCAAGAAGATCCTCGAGCGCGCGACCACGATCGCCGTGGTCGGCGCCTCCGCGAATCCGAACAAGCCCGCTCACACCGTGCCGGCCCGGATGCAGCAGGCGGGGTTTCGCATCCTCCCGGTCAACCCCACGGTCGAGGGGGAGTTGTTCGGCGAGAAGGTGTACGCCTCGCTCGCCGAGGTCCCGGAAAAGGTGGACGTCGTGGACGTGTTCCGGCGCTCCGAGGACACGCCGGAGGTCGCCCGAGCCGCCGTCGAGATCGGCGCCGGCGCGATCTGGCTCCAGCAGGGCATCGTGTCCGAGGAGTCTCGGCGCATCGCCGAGGAGGCCGGCATCGACTACGTCGAAGACCACTGCGTCGCGGTCGAGCGCGCCCGGTACCGGATCGACAAGTCGTAG
- a CDS encoding nucleotide disphospho-sugar-binding domain-containing protein: protein MVVMAAASVVDAGAKTIVFFPEGAFGPTNNCVGIGNVLRSRGHRVVFIIEESFEGTLAAKGFEERLMRLAPPPEEEEVPGQFWKDFIRDTAPEFRKPTIEQISSFLAPTWQALIDGATYVDDRLREIYEEVQPDAVVEDNVVSFPTLPAMASRVPWVRIASCNPAELKDPAIPPVFSGYAANGDTSGWAEFWEEYDRVLSPMAAAFSEFCVERGAPPLGAREFIHGSPFLNLYVYPEEADYARRDPLAATWHRLDSSVRTTDEPWEVPASLGGSGGSGDGKLIYLSLGSLASADVSLMERLVEVLATSPHRFVVSKGPQADLYEVADNMHGAEFLPQTSILPHVDLVITHGGNNTVTEAFHFGKPMIVLPVFWDQYDNAQRVDELGYGVRLPTYEFEAPAMLAAIEELLSGVERRAALATISSRLQASPGTARAADLIEQVARTGEPVRNASAS from the coding sequence ATGGTGGTGATGGCGGCGGCGTCGGTGGTGGACGCAGGCGCGAAGACGATCGTGTTCTTTCCCGAAGGCGCGTTCGGGCCGACGAACAACTGCGTCGGGATCGGCAACGTCCTGCGGTCGCGCGGGCACCGCGTCGTGTTCATCATCGAGGAGTCGTTCGAAGGAACGCTCGCCGCGAAGGGCTTCGAGGAACGCCTGATGCGCCTCGCGCCTCCGCCGGAGGAGGAGGAGGTTCCGGGGCAATTCTGGAAGGACTTCATCCGCGACACCGCGCCCGAGTTCCGCAAGCCGACGATCGAGCAGATCTCCTCGTTCCTCGCTCCGACCTGGCAGGCCCTGATCGACGGCGCGACCTACGTCGACGACCGGCTGCGCGAGATCTACGAGGAGGTGCAGCCCGACGCCGTGGTGGAGGACAACGTGGTGTCGTTCCCGACGCTGCCCGCGATGGCTTCGCGCGTGCCGTGGGTCCGGATCGCCTCGTGCAACCCGGCGGAACTGAAGGATCCGGCGATCCCGCCCGTGTTCTCCGGCTACGCCGCCAACGGCGACACGAGCGGGTGGGCGGAGTTCTGGGAGGAGTACGACCGGGTGTTGTCGCCGATGGCGGCGGCGTTCTCGGAGTTCTGCGTGGAACGAGGTGCGCCGCCGCTGGGGGCGCGAGAATTCATCCACGGGTCGCCGTTCCTGAACCTGTACGTGTACCCGGAGGAGGCCGACTACGCGCGCCGTGATCCCCTCGCCGCGACCTGGCATCGGCTGGACTCGAGCGTGCGGACGACGGACGAGCCGTGGGAGGTTCCGGCGTCGCTGGGCGGGTCCGGCGGGTCCGGGGACGGCAAGCTGATCTACCTCTCGCTGGGCTCGCTCGCCTCGGCGGACGTGTCGTTGATGGAGCGGTTGGTCGAGGTGCTGGCGACCTCTCCGCACCGGTTCGTCGTGAGCAAGGGGCCGCAGGCGGACCTGTACGAGGTCGCCGACAACATGCACGGAGCGGAATTCCTGCCGCAGACCTCGATCCTGCCGCACGTCGACCTCGTGATCACGCACGGGGGGAACAACACGGTGACCGAGGCGTTCCATTTCGGCAAGCCGATGATCGTGCTGCCGGTGTTCTGGGACCAGTACGACAACGCGCAACGGGTGGATGAGCTGGGCTACGGCGTCCGGTTGCCGACCTATGAGTTCGAGGCGCCGGCAATGCTGGCGGCGATCGAAGAGCTGCTGTCCGGCGTGGAACGTCGCGCTGCGTTGGCGACGATCTCTTCGCGACTGCAGGCGTCGCCGGGAACGGCGCGGGCGGCCGACCTGATCGAGCAGGTGGCGCGGACGGGCGAACCGGTGAGGAACGCGTCAGCCTCCTGA
- a CDS encoding GNAT family protein, translating into MPSAAPLDPGATLVRVDEDIELRMPAEVDAEAIFAIVDAERRRLARWLPWVDLVPDVEVERGFLRRSLQEAAEGRSLTLVIWVDGEIAGGVGLPRIEPIDRCCEIGYWIAQAYAGAGVMTRSVAALTTHCFGELGMHRVEILAAEGNRRSRAIPQRLGFVQEAVLRARTFAMGGFRDAVIYSVLDHEWDAEQGRGPGTERRRPWRRPQ; encoded by the coding sequence ATGCCGTCCGCAGCCCCTCTCGATCCCGGCGCCACCCTCGTGCGTGTCGACGAGGACATCGAGCTGCGCATGCCGGCCGAGGTCGACGCCGAGGCGATCTTCGCGATCGTCGACGCGGAGCGACGCCGGCTCGCGCGCTGGCTGCCGTGGGTGGATCTCGTTCCCGACGTCGAGGTTGAACGCGGATTCCTCCGCCGGTCCCTGCAGGAGGCGGCCGAGGGTCGCAGCTTGACCCTGGTGATCTGGGTGGACGGCGAGATCGCGGGTGGCGTCGGGTTGCCGCGCATCGAGCCCATCGATCGATGCTGCGAGATCGGGTACTGGATCGCGCAGGCGTACGCCGGTGCGGGGGTGATGACCCGTTCGGTCGCCGCGCTCACGACCCATTGTTTCGGCGAGCTCGGGATGCATCGGGTCGAGATACTCGCGGCGGAGGGGAACAGGAGAAGCCGCGCGATCCCCCAGCGCCTCGGCTTCGTGCAGGAGGCCGTGTTGCGCGCGCGGACCTTCGCGATGGGGGGATTCCGCGACGCGGTGATCTACTCGGTCCTCGACCACGAGTGGGATGCCGAGCAGGGCCGAGGTCCGGGAACCGAGAGACGACGCCCGTGGAGGCGGCCCCAGTGA
- the cobA gene encoding uroporphyrinogen-III C-methyltransferase, whose amino-acid sequence MSGRVILVGAGPGDPELITVRGAKALAEADVVVYDRLAAPELLELAPGAERAYVGKEPGVSAMKQEQIGELLVARALAGDVVVRLKGGDPFVFGRGGEEMLACVEAGVPCEVVPGVTSAVAAPALAGIPVTHRGVAQSFAVVTASTAHGDEVDLARVATAVDTLVVLMAASKLEAVCAELIAAGRDGAESAAIVQWAGTPEQRSVVGTLRELPTLAAAVSIGPPATLVVGAVVGVAKAAREASLKERLQQS is encoded by the coding sequence GTGAGCGGGCGCGTGATCCTCGTCGGCGCCGGTCCGGGCGATCCGGAGCTGATCACGGTCCGCGGCGCGAAGGCGCTCGCCGAGGCCGACGTCGTCGTCTACGACCGGCTGGCTGCCCCCGAGCTGCTGGAGCTCGCACCCGGCGCCGAGCGCGCCTACGTCGGCAAGGAGCCCGGCGTGTCGGCCATGAAGCAGGAACAGATCGGCGAGCTACTCGTTGCACGAGCGCTGGCGGGAGATGTCGTCGTGCGCCTGAAGGGCGGCGACCCCTTCGTGTTCGGTCGCGGCGGCGAGGAGATGCTCGCCTGCGTGGAGGCCGGCGTTCCGTGCGAGGTCGTTCCCGGCGTGACGAGCGCCGTGGCCGCCCCCGCCCTCGCCGGGATCCCCGTCACCCATCGAGGAGTGGCGCAGAGCTTCGCGGTCGTGACCGCGAGCACCGCCCACGGCGACGAGGTCGACCTCGCCCGCGTCGCGACGGCCGTCGACACCCTCGTGGTCCTGATGGCCGCGTCGAAGCTCGAGGCGGTCTGCGCGGAGCTGATCGCGGCCGGCCGCGACGGAGCCGAATCTGCCGCGATCGTCCAGTGGGCGGGAACGCCGGAGCAGCGGTCCGTCGTCGGGACCCTCCGGGAGCTTCCGACGCTCGCTGCCGCCGTTTCGATCGGCCCTCCCGCGACGCTCGTGGTCGGAGCCGTGGTCGGCGTGGCGAAAGCGGCTCGGGAAGCCTCCCTCAAGGAAAGGCTTCAGCAGTCCTGA